From the Helianthus annuus cultivar XRQ/B chromosome 17, HanXRQr2.0-SUNRISE, whole genome shotgun sequence genome, the window tattgtatctccaccctattTTTATAACCTTTTAAGGCAAGGCTATTAATATTATGTGTTTTTATCGCATATTAACAAGAATATATCCAACTCTTTCACTGGAAAAAGTGGCAATAAGTCGATAACCTTGTAATTAAAGAGATATGGTACCCGACTCAATAATGCAAGTCGGTGCAACCCACGATAGGTTGTGTGGAGCTTACTCATGGTACTTCACCTACATGGCAAGTTGTGTAGGATGCATGTTGATTGACCACCAATCGTACACTTAGTTGTCGCTATCAATATGGTTATTCCATATTGAGGCACAACCACATGTAACAATATCAGGTACACGCAAGTGACAACATGTTATTTAATTTACTttcacaactctctctctctctctcttacatGCTTATATACTAGTTAAACTTCGATACTGTGGAGGAATGACCCGGCTCGGGTAAACCGCCATTAAATGCAAGGTATTAATAGAATATTATCAATATATTCTCATGCAAATAGAAGATTTGCATGATCTCCGAGAAAGTAGGAATTGTTGTACAATCGACTCTCCGACTTAAGGGGAAACCCTAGTTCACCAAAGAGTATAAATAGAAGATACATCTTAAGGTAAGATCATCACAATTCTCTCTCAAATACATTCACTCTCATAAATGAATACTTATTCTCACggcggagggtggttacagggaTAATCCAATTCATGTAACAAGTCCTAACGGTGTTTTACTTTGCAGATCAGAGTTCAGGCCATTCTTAATCGGATCACCCAGCCTAAGGTGGTATCTCTGGTAATGTTTCTACAAATACTATTTCTCACTATGGATGGTGGTCATAAGGAGAATTACCTCATTTTGAGGCTAATGTGACTGTTTCGCATGATTGATCATCCTATTTAAACCAAAAGTGTTTACTCAGATATGATAGGTGGTAGGAGTTTGCTCATATAGTAATAAACTCTTAGGTAAATTAAAAAATTATTAGTGATCGATCATCCTATTAGCTTAATTTGCTCATATATGATAAGGTGACAGGAGTTTGCTCATATAATAACAATGTGTGTTTTATTTTTCATgcctacaatacatttcatgatttcattgtgttttaaattattACTTTTGTGCTTTTCTATGTAATACCATGCCAAAAGAATGTAAAACACCATacttaaaacttaaaacacaatGCCTACAAACTCTATACAAGCTCATACTTGGGGGAAGTCCATGGGCTCTTGCCAATTAAGCTTGACTCGTTTCAAATTTTTAACGAGTCGGTCAAGCAGAGGAGGAAAGGCAAACATTGAACAaatcttaaaaataaaaacccTTTGATGTAATAAACGATGAAGGCCAGCACACAGGTTGAACGACGGTCTCATTACAGGCCGGAGATGTGACTCTTTGTCTTTTTAGATAGAAATAATcacaaataaaaatattttacatgTAATCTATATTTAAAATATTCAATCATTGCCAAACAAAGCAGATGCACCTATTGTTCTCAAGTTCTTTCATGATTTTGTTATTGACCATAGGCAAAACTACAAAATGACAATCCATAAACAGAATTCTACACCCCAAAGATATATTATTTCCCCTTaacttgattttataaaaaaaaaaactataaacaATTGATCTTTATGAGCATCATTATTAACCACAGATATAATTATATGAAAAAGAAACCTAGCCAACCAAATATAATATGACAAATCATACAAAGATTAATGAACTCTCACCTTCTTTGATTGAAATGGATGGAGATATACCCTACACCAAGATTTATATGAAATCTAACAAGGATGTAACAAAATGTAAATACACAAAACCCAGCAAGGAAGATGAACCATGCCTATATAGATATAAGTGGCACTATTCCATGCCCATAAAGACTCCATCCAGTACCAAAACTCAACTAAACTAGACCCGTTTTGAAATCCGAATGCACTTTTCACCACCAAAAATACCGCACCAGGAAACCCGAGAGCTACCAAAACCAAATTTAAAGCAGAGTGGGGTTTACCTGCTAACCGCCATGGTTTAATCATCAAGCACAATGGAACCAATAGTAACGCACCAATTTCAGCGGTTGCAAAGTTTATAACCGACATCAGACACAGCCCGATAAATGCAGTGGATACTGTCACTGATTTCAGAACAGCCCATTGAGTGGAACGGGCCCCCAATAATGAGCCCAAAACAGTTAAGATGAAAAGTGAGAGGAAAGCCCAGATAAGAAGGCGATATGTCGGTTGAGAATTTGGTATTTGATATATGAAATAAGGAAGTAATGAGACTATGGCTCCCCATAAATGAATGAGACATATGGTTTTCGTTGGGTGAAGCCAACGCCAAGATTTAAATGGTTTACTATTTTTTTCTGACTTGTGGATTGATTTACCGGCATCAGAAAATAAAGCAGCAGCAAGAACAGGAAGCGGGGCAACTAGCAGTAAGAATGCAATCATGTAGACTCCAACGGATATAAATTTGTTTGATGATGTTAATAAGTACAAGAAAAAGGATTGGTGAAATTTCTCTAGGAGGTTATTTATTGACCGTAAAACTGTTTCAATTAACCTGCATTTAGATAATAAACTAGAAATTAGAGTTGTAAAGTTtcaagggtaaattacacttttcgtcctttatgtttataccggattgcaacggatagcctttaacttcaataattacagtcacaatcttttatttgcaaaacctgttacactctacgtcctttagtaataaccaggttaaaatttccagttaagtttattcacttaagggtattttagtaaattcatgtttttatttaaatggcGGTAGGATGTGGTGGTTAGGGTTAGGaaattggggaagatgaagtgtatatgtattttttttgttttatttattaaacatttaaataaaaacatgaattgactaaaatacccttaagtgaataaacttaactggaaattttaacctggttattactaaaggacgtagagtgtaacaggttttgcaaataaaggattgtgcctgtaattattgaagttaaacgctatccgttgcaatccggtataaacataaaggacgaaaagtgtaatttacccaagtTTCAATGATATCTTCAATAACAGGTTAACATACCTGCCACCTTGCAACAAAAGCTCATCTTGTCCGCCTTTATTAGTAGAAGATCGGTTGGTTGTAATCTCAATAGTAATTGCGTCAATTTGATAATCACGGAAAGCGCCATGGGAACCTGTGGGGACGCCTAACGCCTGGAACGATAAACAGAGAATTAAGCTGATCAAACATAACTATTTATTTacataagagtaaaatgccaatttcgtccctgaggtttggtcagttttgcgactttcgtcaaaggtttgtttttcagcatttggatccaaaaggtttaaaatcttgccattttcatctggctcgttaactccttccatttttctccgttaagtcaggggtatttccgtcttttttgttaacttaaaggacaAGTCGGTCTTTTTCACACATCTCCAGCGAGTTTACATAAAGTGataaagaccgaattgccctttaggttaacaaaaaagacggaaatacctctgaattaacggagaaaatggatggagttaacgagctggatgaaaatggcaagattttaaaccttttggatccagatgcggaaaatcAAACCtatggacgaaagtcgcaaaaccggccaaacctcaaggatgaaaatggcattttactctttacaTAAATATTCAATTAGTCTTCTTTCTTTTCTTAATTTGGAAAATAACTAACCTGGTGATAGAGTGAACTAACTAGCGTAGCACTACCTTCAACATAATCCTTCACCGGGATACCAAACTTCCATTGAGGATTCAACCTTCTAACAACATTCCCGATTCTCTCAAACACGTGACCAATGAACTTCAGACATCTGGAATCAAGCAAAGACACAAGTTTCTCCACATGTACACTAAGACCCTCTCCATGAACCGCCATATAGCTCACAATATTTATAAGGTCAAGATTCGGCATTTGACCGTTAGACGCCTCAGCATAAATGTTTATTGCATCTTTCTCGCCTTCTTCACCTCTATTTGCAACTTTAATTACAAGGGCAGCTGCCATTGTTCCAGCACGTCTAAAAGTATCATATACATCTGTCTCAATTGATTCATGTAAACCATTAGATGAAGGAGTATGGTATTCTCTTAACCAAGCTGCAACCGAGTTATATTCTCCGTATCGCGAGTCTGCAGCTATCCATATAATATCTTTTGCTAGCCAATTAACTTGAGCTAATAACGAAAACGCAGAGTATGCAATTCCTAAAGATAGAGCTTCATTTTGAGTCAGATTTACAGAGTTGTAAGGAGTCACGAGTACAATAGCTTCTTTCCCATCGCCATGTTGAGCCCTAACGATTCCAATGGTATTGGTAGCGTATGATTCACAAGTCATGTTCGAATTGTCCGCTTCTGCGTTAGGACTCGTAAAGAAGCGAAGAGGGTGGAATTTGTTTGATTGAGTTTGGAACTTATGATAACTGACTTCTCCGCGTAAGTTTGCCATATGCAGTGCTATCAGTCTTGGAATTTCTCTGTGTTTAAAGACAACAAAAGCAAAGTATGTAACTAGTCAAAGTCAATATGGAAATGGAAGGATGTATGTGTCTCTGTGAGGATTCGATGATTCACGTACATGACAGTGTTTTGAGACTTCAATTTCAGGCTAGTTAGCTCATTGACAAATATGTTTGCCCTAGAAACATCCTTATCAGATATCATAGGATTCGCTGAATCTGTGAGATTTTGATATGATCATTTAAATACAGCAGAAAATATGCATCTGGATATAACAACTTTGCTAAATTTATGAATATTTGACAACCGGTAGCTAGTAAAATAACCACACAAACAAGGGCCATAAACGGAAATTCTTGTTCATGCTCGTTCATTAAGGAATTGAACTGGTTCGCAAAACACATACCAttgtaaaaattgaaaaaaacaACATTCTTAATCCCAAACATTAGACATAATAACCTTGTTAAGCCCTTGATATTATAACCATAAACATAATTATCCCAAATCAAATGCACAAGTTAGACATAATAAGCATAAACGTAATCATCCCAAAAAAATGTTTCAAAGATCTAAGTTTCGTTTCATAAACTAAACTTAACAAAACAAACGACCATAAACGGATGTAAACGAACATATTAAcaaatgttcacgaacacaattgaaggAACAAGacctttgtttgtgtttgttcatttaagtAATTGAACTAAAttccttgttcatgttcgttcatttaactaatcgaacaaaattccttgttcatgttcgttatGTACTAAACTAACGAACGTAAACAAACTTCCCAcggttcgctgaacgttcggttcatttacagccgCTAAACAAACCAAAACAGATGTTCACACAGAACCTTGCCGAATTTAATGAAACAATCGCTGAAATCTATGAGCAAAACATGATGAAATTACCAGGCAATAGTGCATTTTCCGAAACGTAGGTTTTCTTCGCAATAACAGGAAACAGTAGGAGAGCCAAAACTCCAGCTGTACAACAAACAACACTACATACACAACAAAAAGGATCAAAATATCTCTCTCAATCCTCAATTCGTTATATAATGCTTCTAAACCTACATATATGTACAAAAGCTTATAGTATTTTCGAACAAGAATGAAACGAGGTTAAAATGTACCTAACTGATAAGCTGTGAGCAATGATGAAGATACCGATACGAATAATCGGTCGATGTTTCGGCTTCTCTTCATCTTTTTCCGGCGTTGTAGCCATTGATGATCTCGAGTGATCGCCGATGAGTCCTTTTCGGTTGCTTCGATCTGTAAGAAGTTACAACTCGTTTGGATGCTTGAGCTGATGTCAAATTACGAGAGTATCCTTTACTAGATTGGATGTCAAAATTGTGCCTCTAGACAATGTTGtagaaatcggcctaggcggcgattaatcggcgcctaggcgctagtcggTAGGTTACTGTCTAAATTTAAGCTAGTCGGTCAAAAAAATCGGTTATGGTCAAAATCCATCAAAGTCGGTAAAAGTCGAACAAAATCGGACTAATCGGGCCCATATTTTTTTACCcaaaaaacccaatttttgaaaccTCGCCCATGGTTTAAAGCCCAAATTTTAGTTATAAAcatattttaacatttaagtttaggtattggaacatttaaccccctctatctttcactagtttacatatggttcctaaaattttaaatttattaataaaaagtataaagttatctcctaaacttgtaaatttattaataaaaaagtataaagttatctatatatatatatagagtagggttcctgcggaaagtgtgtttttcctagaaagtctaggaagcaataagaacgcgacatgtggcattgaagaattttaactaaaagggcacttgtgtaatttgaatattattttaattatggattattttattaggataactaactaaccagaaaattatggaaactaaatatTCCATTTAAATCAAATTGACAGTTTCAATTTAAATCATACAAGACGCTGTGTTTCTTgacaatgtgttttaacagcaagcagatttcttgacgctgtgttttaacagcaagcagatttcttgacgttgtgttttaacagcaagcagattgctggaggattcttgacactgtgttttaacagcaagcagattgctgaaggattcttgacactgtgttttaacagcaagcagatttcttgacattgtgttttaacaacaagcagattttcttgacactgtgttttaacagcaagcagatttcttgacattgtgttttaacagcaagcagattgctgggggattcttgacactgtgttttaacagcaagcagattgctggaggattcttgacactgtgttttaacaacaagcatatttcttgacattgtgttttaacagcaagcagattgttGGACACACTGtcagtgtcttcgtcttcaacacaacccagtgtcttcgtcttcaacacactgtcatcatcaacattaaaatggtaaaacacataaaccttAAAACACACTGCCATCATCAACATATTCAGATGTCATTTTAAAACACAATTACATCTGTAGGTACTGCCATCTAAACGTTTGTAGGTAACCCCAGTTACATCTAGAGCCCACTCTAAGATCTCAAGCATCGAGGTCCATTGACTAAAAATAAGAACCCGATTCAATgatagattaaaaaaaaaactgaaacaaGTATGAAAAACAACAACCGATAGGGAAACATCacctaggggtgagcaaaagggaaaacccgacccgacccgatcattacccgacccgacccgagaaccgatcaaacataaaatatagaaccgattcactaccctaaatatagggtcggttccggtcaTAGGTCCAAatcgggtttcaccatgaaaagaaccgagaaccgacccgacccgaccctattttatatgaaaaattggaaccgattTAAATACAtaggtacttgggttcgggtcgggttgggtatttttcggttcggttctcggttattttcggtccggacctaaacttgctcacccctaacATCACCGGCCGACCAACGATTCCGACTACTGTTTGAACGGCAACCGTCCGCAACATCAACAACACTGATCAACTGTCCTGATGACGTCATGATCGGCTTATACCTCGAAGGAACCGATATATGACCAACCGGAGAAGAATATTTGCAGGAAATATGGCTGGTTCTTCTTTGGTTGCGgttagggagagagagagaaagaggggaaaTCCCATGATTTTAGGGATTGGTTATTTATATGGCAGTTTCTTGACTGATTTAAAACACttccaattaccaaaataccctcactatATTAAAAGTCTCTAATTATATAACTCAGATATTATGAAAATGTCATCCATTTGATCTAAGCCATTAAAAACACCAAtcggatggcccagatcgcttcctatactttataggaaaaacacactttccgcagaactcctactctctctctctctctctctctatatatatatatatatatatatatatatatatatatatatatatttgtaaaattatacttaaaaaatccaatccgattaatccctaggcggtacctcaccgcccgactagcgcctggcgccttctacaacattgccTCTAGATATGAcaaaggggttgtttggcaacttttAGGGCATGT encodes:
- the LOC110922948 gene encoding glycosylphosphatidylinositol anchor attachment 1 protein, with the translated sequence MATTPEKDEEKPKHRPIIRIGIFIIAHSLSVSVVCCTAGVLALLLFPVIAKKTYVSENALLPDSANPMISDKDVSRANIFVNELTSLKLKSQNTVIEIPRLIALHMANLRGEVSYHKFQTQSNKFHPLRFFTSPNAEADNSNMTCESYATNTIGIVRAQHGDGKEAIVLVTPYNSVNLTQNEALSLGIAYSAFSLLAQVNWLAKDIIWIAADSRYGEYNSVAAWLREYHTPSSNGLHESIETDVYDTFRRAGTMAAALVIKVANRGEEGEKDAINIYAEASNGQMPNLDLINIVSYMAVHGEGLSVHVEKLVSLLDSRCLKFIGHVFERIGNVVRRLNPQWKFGIPVKDYVEGSATLVSSLYHQALGVPTGSHGAFRDYQIDAITIEITTNRSSTNKGGQDELLLQGGRLIETVLRSINNLLEKFHQSFFLYLLTSSNKFISVGVYMIAFLLLVAPLPVLAAALFSDAGKSIHKSEKNSKPFKSWRWLHPTKTICLIHLWGAIVSLLPYFIYQIPNSQPTYRLLIWAFLSLFILTVLGSLLGARSTQWAVLKSVTVSTAFIGLCLMSVINFATAEIGALLLVPLCLMIKPWRLAGKPHSALNLVLVALGFPGAVFLVVKSAFGFQNGSSLVEFWYWMESLWAWNSATYIYIGMVHLPCWVLCIYILLHPC